A single Anopheles arabiensis isolate DONGOLA chromosome 2, AaraD3, whole genome shotgun sequence DNA region contains:
- the LOC120894342 gene encoding cuticle protein 19-like, with amino-acid sequence MAFKFVVFASLVAFAAAFPGGYGDYYGSEHQLDAGHHEYGQVARISLGDGHGHHEYHEDEHVDYYAPPKYAFKYGVNDFHTGDVKSQHETRDGDVVKGQYSLVEPDGSVRTVDYTADKHSGFNAVVHKTAPVSHHQGGHY; translated from the exons ATGGCCTTCAAG TTTGTGGTATTTGCATCGCTGGTTGCCTTCGCCGCCGCCTTCCCCGGTGGCTACGGTGACTACTACGGCTCGGAGCATCAGCTCGACGCCGGCCATCACGAGTACGGCCAGGTGGCGCGCATCTCGCTCGGTGACGGCCATGGACATCACGAATACCACGAGGATGAGCACGTTGACTACTAC GCCCCGCCCAAGTACGCCTTCAAGTACGGAGTCAACGACTTCCACACCGGGGACGTGAAGTCGCAGCACGAGACGCGCGACGGTGATGTCGTCAAGGGTCAGTACTCGCTGGTCGAGCCGGACGGTTCCGTGCGCACCGTCGACTACACCGCCGACAAGCACTCGGGCTTCAACGCGGTCGTCCACAAGACGGCTCCGGTCAGCCACCACCAGGGTGGACACTACTAG